The Anomaloglossus baeobatrachus isolate aAnoBae1 chromosome 4, aAnoBae1.hap1, whole genome shotgun sequence genome contains the following window.
ccaggcttccactaacaccagccccagtagtgaaaactgtgcagctgcggctccatccacatagctgaaAACTGCTAGTGGCGacatgtataaactttattcaacgatcccctgtaaatattccccttttcaaaaatcaCCCaaggcacggaactgggcaacggccaccaaagtgacattccccagttatacaccgcccaggaacgagtaccccataaccctgggcgacacatatacatgACTGCCTTTtcactgataggccagggcgtcacaccagcaggtAACAAATTGCTGGAGACCAACTGGAGCGACACTTAAAAAATATGAAGAcaacagagggtgagtataagacagggggcagattAGTATAAGACAGGGGTTAgagaacttacatttaaagcaccactccagcattaaaATAACAATGTTGGTGTGGTGCTTTGTGAAAATGTAAattgtaaataaaataaaattattttttaacaaaTATTTAGAAATGTACTAGCAATTATATTACGATTATTTCAATATTTTACATCATTTTAAAATGAAATGCTTCATACCTGGACATTGTTGCTTGCAGACAAGTTTGTATTTATGGGATTAGTTCCAGGAGCTGCAAATTCAGTGTCTATGAGATTGTCTGTGGGGACGTTCTGCGCTGGTTTCAGATAAGCGATTTCATTCTGCTTGGAGTccagagtcacacacacatcatatgAGAATGGGAAAGGTAAACTGGTATCACTGATCTCAGAAGGACATCCCAGGGTGAACTGAGGATACACATTTCTACTAAACGCATCAAAGGATGTTGGACTGTGAGTGTTTCTGCATTTAACGATGACTGTGATTAACACTGTGACAATGAACAGCAGAGAGATTAGGCCTATAGCTATTACAAGGTAGAACGTCGTATTGGAGGCAGTTATTGAGTTATTGGGCTGTCTTCTTATTTCTGGTACAACTTGCTGAAAATTTTCAGCCACAACTAAGTTCAAAGTCACTGTAGATGATAAAGATGGGACTCCATTATCCTTCACCAAAACCACAATTTTTTGTCTCAAAGACTCTGTATCTGGAAGATCTCGTCCGATCCTGATTTCCCCCGTATATTGTCCAATGGTGAAGAAAGAAGGATCAGGAACCTGTAGTAAGTGATAGGCGAGCCAGGCATTGTGTCCAGAGTCAGCGTCCACTGCAATCACTTTGGTGACGAGATAACCTTTCTCAGCAGAGTGAGGAATAAACTCAAATAATGCCGATCCCTCAGCATCTGGTGATGGATAGAGGATCTTTGGAGCATTATCATTCTTATCAATGATACATATCCTCACTGTGACATTACTGCTTAGAGGAGGAGATCCACTGTCTTTAGCCATCACCTGGAACTGAAATTCCCGCAACAGTTCATAGTCAAATGATCTCTGAGCGTAGAGAACTCCGGTCAGTGAGTTTATGGAGACATATGAACTAACAGGAATGTCATCAATATTTCTGTTGATAATAGAATATGTGACTCTAGCATTCTCGTTATCATCCCGGTCAGATGCATGAATATTCTGTATTGATGTCCCTGCTGGAGTGTGCTCCGGAATGTAGGAAATATAAAGGCTTTTATCAAAGACTGGCGCATTGTCATTCACATCTGAGACTGTAATGTGAATTGTTTTCTTAGTGACCATTGGAGGAGATCCTTCATCTTCTGCAGTAATTGTGATGTTATATGCTGAGGTTGTCTCTCTGTCAAGTGCACCTGTGGTTATAAGCTTGTAATAATTATTGGATGATGGCACTAATTTAATCTCTCTTAGCTCAGTTATTtgacaggtcacttctccatatttcccagaatccAAATCCTTTATATTGATTAGAGCCACAAGAGTCCCAGGAGCAGAATCCTCTGGAATTGGAGTAGACAGAGATGCAATTGTTATCTCCGGAGCATTGTCATTAAGATCCACCATGTGTATTAGGACAGAGCATTGGGTGACTAGTCCTCCACCATCAGCTGCTTCCACTGTCATCTCATAGGTCTGTGTTGCTTCAAAGTCCAGTTGGCCTATTGTGGTAATGACTCCAGTTTGTGAATTAATAGTGAACACTTGTAGAGCGTTTTCAGAAATATGACTAAATGAATATGAGATTTCTGCATTGGATCCTTCATCTTTATCACTGGCATTCAAATGTAAAACCACAGAACCAACTGGTAAGTTTTCTTCAAATCTTACTTTATACAGTTTTTGACTGAATATTGGATAGTTATCATTTACGTCCTGAACAAATATCTTCACAATGGCGGTTCCAGTTTTCATAGGTTTGCCGCCATCATAGGCAGATAATAATATTTCATACTTTTGCTGCTTTTCCCGATCTAGAGGCTGCACTAATATAAGTTCTGGATATTCCTTTCCGGATTCGGACTTTTCAACTAATGAGAAATGTGGATTGGGGCTCAAATGATAGCTCTGTAAAGAATTGGTGCCTAAATCTGGATCACGAGCATTCCCAAGGGCAAATTGTGCTCCAGGAGCTGCAGATTCACTGATCCCAATATTAAATATATCCTTATAAAAACTTGGTGGATTATCATTTATATCTTGGATTTCAACTTGAACAGAGTAAACATTTACTGGATTCTCTACCAAGATTTCAAGATCCAGAAAGCAGCTCTGCTCCAACCCACAGATCTCCTCCCGGTCTATCCTGTCGCTGACATATAAATTACCATTTTCTGTGCTGATATTGAAATAATTTCTGTTGTGATGAGAAACAATCCTTAATTTTCTCATTTTGAGGTTGATTTTGTCCAATCCTAAATCATCGGCAACATTCCCAATGATAGAATTTAGCTTCAGCTCCTCTAGAATTGAGTAGTGGAACTGGTTAGAAGATGCCATAGAAAAGATACAAAAGTAGAAGAATAGTACTTGCCAAGCCATGTCCTGTGTGTAGGAATATGCTGATTGTTTGCAGATGTTTTCTCAGAAtccaaataaagacaaaaaaatccaAAGAAGTGTCAAAAAGGCAATGTAAAAATACAGCCTTGGTTCTTGTGCAGATTTGCAGTGTCTTGTTGAGATGTCCATGTACTGTATTAGAAAAAAATCACTAGCTCCACACACTGTGCAAGATGCTTCTCTGTATAGTGAGGCAACAGCACCACCATGTGGACAAAATGAAGAATTGCAATTCATCTTTTACTTCATATAGaagattaaaacattttttttaaaagaactgagagtcctcagtagttgataccttttaatggctaactgaaaagatggtaataatagcaagcttttgagactactcaggtctcttcatcaggcatggcatTTTTATCtccactggctaacacggtacaaagaaatattttacctgtatcaaaatggaggataccagaatgtaccacatctttatggaactaaagacacttctgaataccatgcctgatgaagagacctgagtagtctcgaaagcttgctattattaccatcttctcagttagtcattaaaaggtatcaaccactgaggacttcagttcttttaaacaaacttttttttatctctactggctaacacggtacaaagatatattttcccTGGATAAAAGATTATGTGTATTACAAATACCTTATAAATTTATATGCCAACATatccttttttctttgttttatatatatatatatatatatatatatatatatatatatatatatatatgtaaatttaGCTGCATGTATTAAGAAAAATAAGCAGCATAGTCTTTTGAAGTGGGTGCAACAAAAATAAAATGAAATGTCACCTTTCTGGGGTATAAATCAACATTAATTTTACTATttctacatctatctatctatcatctatcatctatctatctatatatctatctatctatctatcatctatctatctatctactgtcaaggaaacccctttcctgggagagctaattgaGGTTGAAATGcaaagggatctccagatctgccaatcatGGTCcatttaatagcgatgcatcggagacaagaaCACACAGCCAATGTCCGTTTAccgggctttgtctgaatctcagacgcCCAAATAtcagtttattaaaaccacaaaagaaaaggggacagCTTAGTATATGATCAAAAATGTAATTAAAGTTGGGAATAACAAAATGGTAAATTATGAATCCTGCTGAATTTCTTAAAACTatatctgtccagttttctggaccttcagtaacaaagacaCTATagacatctttaaccccttcagcccccgggcactttccgtttttgcgtttttgttttttgctccccttcttccgagagacgaaacttttttatttttccatcaatcttgccatatgagggcttgttttttgtggaacgagttgtacttttaaatgaaaacataagttttaccatatagtgtactggaaaacggcaaaaaaattccaagtgcggaaaaattgaaaaaaaagtgggattgtacaatagtttttgggatattttattcaccgtgttcactatatggtaaaactgatgtgtggatatgatgcctcaggtcggtgcgagtttgtagacaccaaacatgtataggtttacttgtatctaaagggttaaaaaaaattcacaagcttttccaaaaaacgtggcgcacgttttgcgccattttccaaaacccgtagcattctcatttttcaggatctgaggcttagtgatggcttattttttgcgtctcgacctgacgttcttaacggtaccatttttgcgcagatgctacgttttgatcgcctgttattgcattttgcgcaaaatttgtggtgaccaaaaaacgtaattttggcgtttggaatttttttgccgctacgccgtttactgatcagattcattgattttatattttgatagatcgggcatttctgaacgtggcgataccaaatatgtgtgtattttttatttttttaaccctttaattttcaatggggtgaaaggggggtgatttgaacttttaggtttttttatttttttttaattttttaaaacttttttttacttttttttttattttactagtccccctagggggctattgcgatcagcaatccgatcgctctgcactatctgcagatctcagctacatagctgagaactgcagatttgctgcttcactttcaatgccggctgtattccggcattgagaggaagtgactcatgttagcaacaggcgtcatcacatgaccctgtgctaccatggcaaccgccgaaagtcacgtgatcatgtcacgtgacttccggtgggggcggggtaagtcaatgtcatggcggcgcccatatacatatgtaTGCCCATATatatatgtaaggggttaatggccgcgggtggaagcgattccagccgcggctagcaggcacacatatcagctgttgataacagctgatatgtgaccacgtctcgccgccgcctgccagcggcagggggcggggcttaccggcacacgatccatgacgtacatagtacgtcatgggtcgttaaggggttaacagagaCAAAACccagtgttattgcttttatgaataacacttttaagggaatacaaaaaaaattaaaattatcaAACATatttagatatataaattgcttaaataatAAAGCAATGCAAGGTATAACATTTTTAACATAACAATATAAATataacaatataaatatatatatatatatatttatatgtatttatttattcactTGTATAGCATTATTAATGTCATAGTGCTTTACACGCATTAACAACACTGACCCcactgggactcacaatctaaatgccctgccagtaggtctttggagtgtgggttccgatgtaatccaatggTTTAATGTCCCACAACGCCCATCAAATCTTATCAAGCCTCATTCTAAGAACATTTTCAGAGTGAAGCTACATGGGTCACTCCCACTCAGCGGCAGGTACGGAATTTCTCATGCTCATGAGGAATGTGATATACCACACAAGGTTATTACAGAAATACCATACCTGCTGCTGACCTCGTGTGATCTATGGAGTCTTTGCCTGTCTGatttatctgcactggttatcaaaaataggaaggaaaaaaatgccatttttttatttttcacagcaGCGTTCAGGCATCATCCCGATgacaaaaagcttgttgattgggtgTGCTGTAGtctttcaataaactttattgaCATTCAAAAAGGATCCAAACTccagacttggacacagacttttttttttttttaaaaaagtccaGGTTCCAGTACAAGCCCTGGACAACAGGTGTTTGGTATGATCCCCAGACTTTACTATCATCCTTAGTTCTTTAGGTTCGTAACTTTTTCAACAAATGCACCCAAATCTTAATTGGCAAGTTAATTCCATAACGACTATAGATAAATAGAAACAAAAACAGAATACACAACCTCTCTATTTCTTTGGGAGTTCATCAAGTGTATACATTTTAAGCATGACAAAAAGTTTATGTTGTTTTATAGATGTGAATGTGTAAGCTTTATTTtagtctatataatatacagtatatacatacaaatCATTTATAATACATTGTTGAATTTACAAAGTTTTTTTTGCAATTCAGCTGCATAAACATTATATCGTAATTTTATAGCCTATATAGTATATTATTTGCtttacatttaaccccttcacccccggccactaaaacaccctaatgaccgggccattttttgcaattctgaccagtgtcactttgacaggttataactctggaacgcttcaacggatcctggcgattcggacactgttttttcatgacatattgtacttcatgtcagtggtaaatttaggccgatactttttgaaaatttatgcccataaatctgagagatatgtcacacaaaatagttactaaataacatttcccacttgtctactttacatcagcgcaattttcgaaagaattgtttttttcgttaggaagttagaaggggtcaaagttcatcagcaatttctaattgttccaacacaatttacaaaatattttttttagggaccacatcacatttgaagtgactttgagaggccgaggtgacagaaaatacccaaaagtaaccccattctaaaaactgcacccctcacactgctcaaaaccacatccaagaagtttattaaccctttaggtgcttcacaggaaccaaagcaatgtggaaggaaaaaatgaaaattttactttttaacacaaaaatgttactttagccataaaattttcatttttacaagggagaaaagagaaagtgcaccctacaatttattgtgcattttctcctgagtacgccgataccccatatggggtaaaaatcaattgtttgggtgcacggcagaggtcggaaGGCTACGCAAAGTTCCCTACCATCTTAGATACCAGGCTCAGCTTATGAATAGCCAGGCGGGAGAGACATCCCATGTGCCCCCACATGCCGCACACATTAGGTCATACCAGGCTAGGCAATCAAATATTATGAAGAGAAACCTGGAGGCTAGGGAAATTCATGCAGCTCTTGTCCATGGCCAGAAACTATACACCTGCGCAATGGAAGTGTTGCAAGTGTTAGGAGGAGTGCAGTTCAGGTCAGTCAGTGAGTGGAGtttgagagaggaggtcaggagccgggctccttggagaaATTAGGTGACAGATGGTCAAAATTCAAGGGGGTtgtatactttcacaaggcactgtaattaCACCATAAACATTTTTACATAGATTTTTCTTATTTTAATGCCCCTAGTCAGACGCAAAGATTTTATAGACAGAAATCTACTGCTTAGGACCGTCACTATAAGGCCAGATTCACACGACCGTATTTTTGGCCTTAGTGCTATCTGTGACAGCAGTTGATCAACATTATTAAATTGGGTAGTGTAGATAagaattttttttcactgacaatAATTGCATCATGCTGTTATTTTACTGTGATATCGGATGAGACTCatccattcaaatctatgggtgcgaAATAAATTTGATGAGTAGAGCTGGAAATGATAAAAATGTGCCAATGCACTCACTTAGCCTGGTTGTGAAGGCACAGTTCCTGTAAAAGCATCAATGGTTGCAAAAGGGGTTCATCGTAGATGTGGTGAATGAAAGGAAAAAGTGCATGTGATCCacacagtgttacggggggctgtctgataataaaatctaaaggaatatcagacagtcagggtccaccgtgcagagactctgctgcagactatggcagaggataaggggtatataagtgtaccactgtaaaaaataatagcacaagtgcagagtgcaatacctctgttaaactcacataggaatataattagaaaataaagcaattcctcccatacttggagggtgcgtggaatggtctctgttaaagatcacagagacacaagcagtgagtgtgaaatggcacctacctaggtccgttcctctagtggtgccaggagacggacggcagcgtaagccgcacaaaactcctacctgcgttcgctcaactagtgtgcgaggacacgaaccactagatatggcacctgcctaggtccgctcttctagtggtgcaaaagagacagacagcagcataagccgcacaaagctcctacctctgttcgctcccctagtgtgcgaggatacaaacaactgccagacgcagtataaggaacgttaccctagcggcaacgtccacctacgagtagaatcacaaggcccagccggatcatgtgcctcaggcacctgcctatgtctgctccactaaaaggtaaggatacggacttcagccgaagctgtaaggtataagaacgctaccctgctggtagcgctcacctaacatagacagagagatgcctagaggaacgtgcacagggcgtctaccctcatgcatgaaccaagaggactgagcgccgggcggcgtgcgtcagggtcttatatagactttgtgcctcatccaagatggaggacacaagagccaatccgctgccagaacgacaggaatgacgtcacgctggcctatcaccgagcaaagcgtcacaagcacatgaccagcgaccaatcagcatagaaggtgtcagagacatgtgaccacgtgtcataagcacatgaccagcggccaatcagcttagaaggtgtcagagacatgtgacctcgtgtcagcgatgatgtcacccgcacatgtgcaatggctccaagatagaacttagtctccagcgcttgcacatgtgcagtagcaagaaatccggacatagtctccagagccacagcaaccgtaacacacagcCTGCAGTGTAAGTAGGTTCTGAAGACGTGGTGTGGAAGATATATGGTTTATTACGGCCTAGGTGTTTCAAAACGCACTGGTATCTTCATCAAAGCAAATCACAATCAATTGGTTTCTCCTGATGAATGGTTTTGTACTGATGAAGAAACCGGTGGGTTTTGAAATGTTAAGACCTCAATAAACCGCATGTCTTCCCCACCACGTCTTCACAACCTACTTACACTACTGACAGCACAGATTAAATCCATTTTCTCCCTTCATTCACAGTATAGCATgtaatttttatggatacattgcaattaTGTAACACAGGAAACTGTAAATTAGTAAGAACTGCTACTGtgaaaaaaaacagattgcacacagaacaaagacaacaagtgagaaaaaaatcatcccacttttctggatgaaaatacaACTGATTTTCTTTACTGTTGTGAGACTCTAGCCTTACCCAAATTGAGAAATGGTGCAAAAAGTTCTTCCTGCGCCATGGGACTTATtagtatatatattataaatgGTCA
Protein-coding sequences here:
- the LOC142302308 gene encoding protocadherin gamma-B4-like produces the protein MAWQVLFFYFCIFSMASSNQFHYSILEELKLNSIIGNVADDLGLDKINLKMRKLRIVSHHNRNYFNISTENGNLYVSDRIDREEICGLEQSCFLDLEILVENPVNVYSVQVEIQDINDNPPSFYKDIFNIGISESAAPGAQFALGNARDPDLGTNSLQSYHLSPNPHFSLVEKSESGKEYPELILVQPLDREKQQKYEILLSAYDGGKPMKTGTAIVKIFVQDVNDNYPIFSQKLYKVRFEENLPVGSVVLHLNASDKDEGSNAEISYSFSHISENALQVFTINSQTGVITTIGQLDFEATQTYEMTVEAADGGGLVTQCSVLIHMVDLNDNAPEITIASLSTPIPEDSAPGTLVALINIKDLDSGKYGEVTCQITELREIKLVPSSNNYYKLITTGALDRETTSAYNITITAEDEGSPPMVTKKTIHITVSDVNDNAPVFDKSLYISYIPEHTPAGTSIQNIHASDRDDNENARVTYSIINRNIDDIPVSSYVSINSLTGVLYAQRSFDYELLREFQFQVMAKDSGSPPLSSNVTVRICIIDKNDNAPKILYPSPDAEGSALFEFIPHSAEKGYLVTKVIAVDADSGHNAWLAYHLLQVPDPSFFTIGQYTGEIRIGRDLPDTESLRQKIVVLVKDNGVPSLSSTVTLNLVVAENFQQVVPEIRRQPNNSITASNTTFYLVIAIGLISLLFIVTVLITVIVKCRNTHSPTSFDAFSRNVYPQFTLGCPSEISDTSLPFPFSYDVCVTLDSKQNEIAYLKPAQNVPTDNLIDTEFAAPGTNPINTNLSASNNVQV